The Rhizobium sp. BT03 genome contains a region encoding:
- a CDS encoding VOC family protein, whose amino-acid sequence MLKSFEHVGMTVSDMDRTVDFYCGLLGLRLHLRKVMADGGEIAFLDAGDGMLEIVAPAGGAARAVDVQEGWAGLRHLTFLFDSVDETFARLEKAGVEIKERPRLAVNAEVLHKVAFLRDPDGIQIELAEKR is encoded by the coding sequence ATGCTGAAATCCTTCGAGCATGTCGGCATGACGGTCAGCGACATGGACCGCACGGTCGATTTCTACTGTGGCCTGCTCGGCCTGCGCCTGCATCTGCGCAAGGTCATGGCTGACGGCGGGGAGATCGCCTTTCTCGATGCCGGCGACGGCATGCTCGAAATCGTCGCGCCGGCGGGCGGTGCGGCAAGGGCGGTGGATGTGCAGGAGGGTTGGGCTGGCCTACGTCACCTGACCTTCCTGTTCGACAGTGTCGATGAGACCTTCGCCCGACTGGAAAAGGCCGGCGTCGAGATCAAGGAACGGCCGCGCCTGGCTGTCAACGCCGAGGTGCTGCACAAGGTGGCCTTTCTGCGCGATCCCGACGGCATTCAGATCGAGCTCGCCGAAAAACGCTAA
- a CDS encoding Gfo/Idh/MocA family protein produces MTRKLRVGVIGAGIAARHLAGFGWNKDLFEVPVLCSLDEERGRALCEEYGIGEYTQDTDSLFAREDLDIIDISTPPSSHFELCRKGIESGKHVICEKPLFGSIAEVDEMGRILARFPGRKLMPIFQYRYGSGLQKLKLLIESGLAGKPFLTTIETHWWRGPDYYAVPWRGKWATELGGGLLGHAIHAHDMLNYVHGPCAEVFSYGATLVNPIEVEDTAALSVKMQNGSLATLSMTLGSRKEISRLRFCFSDLVAESIIEPYTMGRDPWVFTAGTEEHQAKIDAALSAYVPGEDGYTRQFELFHKAIVEDREPPVTLQDARNSLELVTSAYFSQRTGRPTPMPIAADHPLYRSWLPEEERRPAAD; encoded by the coding sequence ACGAGGAAATTGCGCGTCGGGGTCATCGGCGCAGGCATTGCCGCGCGGCATCTGGCCGGCTTCGGCTGGAACAAGGATCTCTTCGAGGTTCCCGTGCTCTGCTCGCTCGATGAGGAGCGCGGTCGGGCGCTGTGCGAGGAATACGGCATTGGCGAATACACGCAGGATACGGATTCGCTGTTTGCCCGCGAAGACCTCGATATCATCGACATTTCGACGCCGCCGAGCTCGCATTTCGAGCTTTGCCGCAAGGGCATCGAATCCGGCAAACATGTGATCTGCGAGAAGCCGCTGTTCGGCTCGATCGCCGAGGTCGACGAGATGGGCCGCATCCTCGCCCGCTTCCCCGGCAGGAAACTGATGCCGATCTTCCAGTATCGCTATGGCTCCGGCCTGCAGAAGCTGAAGCTGTTGATCGAAAGCGGCCTTGCCGGCAAGCCGTTCCTGACGACGATCGAGACGCATTGGTGGCGCGGACCGGATTATTACGCCGTGCCGTGGCGCGGCAAATGGGCGACCGAACTCGGTGGCGGACTTCTCGGTCACGCGATCCATGCCCATGATATGCTGAATTATGTGCACGGCCCCTGCGCCGAGGTGTTTTCCTATGGCGCCACCCTGGTCAATCCGATTGAGGTCGAGGATACGGCGGCGCTTTCGGTGAAGATGCAGAACGGCTCGCTGGCGACGCTGTCGATGACGCTCGGCTCGCGCAAGGAAATATCGCGGCTGCGCTTCTGCTTCAGCGATCTCGTCGCCGAAAGCATCATCGAGCCCTACACGATGGGCCGCGATCCCTGGGTCTTCACCGCGGGAACCGAGGAACATCAGGCGAAAATCGATGCGGCGCTCTCAGCCTATGTGCCCGGCGAGGATGGCTACACCCGTCAGTTCGAACTCTTCCACAAGGCGATCGTCGAGGACAGGGAGCCGCCGGTGACGCTGCAGGATGCCCGCAATTCGCTGGAGCTGGTGACCTCAGCTTATTTCTCGCAGCGCACCGGCCGGCCGACGCCGATGCCGATCGCCGCCGATCACCCGCTCTACCGGTCCTGGCTTCCGGAAGAGGAACGGCGCCCGGCCGCGGACTGA